A genomic region of Paenibacillus sp. PL2-23 contains the following coding sequences:
- a CDS encoding YaaR family protein, whose amino-acid sequence MRVDQSWRLAQQNRSNTDPSAKPLQASSFADVMVQQDAQRSQEQLQSKLQDIHRQGDRLSKNMTVRELMLYRQMVKSFLEDTIRRGIGLKEVRGFDRRGRIKRYKLLDELDATLVSMGEDLLNSEEGRIELLNKIGEIRGILINLMF is encoded by the coding sequence ATGAGAGTAGATCAAAGCTGGCGGTTAGCCCAGCAGAATCGTTCCAACACAGATCCTTCAGCCAAGCCGCTGCAGGCTTCCAGCTTCGCCGATGTTATGGTGCAGCAGGATGCTCAGCGCAGCCAGGAGCAATTGCAGTCCAAGCTGCAGGATATACACCGCCAAGGCGACCGATTGTCCAAAAATATGACGGTCAGAGAGCTTATGCTGTACCGTCAGATGGTGAAGTCCTTCCTTGAGGATACCATAAGGCGAGGCATCGGCCTGAAGGAAGTGCGCGGCTTCGATCGCCGCGGCCGGATTAAGCGCTACAAGCTGCTCGATGAGCTCGACGCCACGCTGGTCTCCATGGGCGAGGATCTGCTGAACAGCGAGGAAGGAAGAATTGAGCTGCTCAACAAAATTGGCGAAATACGCGGCATATTGATTAACCTGATGTTTTAA
- a CDS encoding cyclic-di-AMP receptor yields the protein MKLVIAVIQDKDSNRLSNALVREGFRATKLASTGGFLRAGNTTFMIGIEDERVHEVLQVISSNCKVRDQLVTPVSPMGGSTDSYIPFPVEVQIGGAAVFVVPVERFEHF from the coding sequence ATGAAATTAGTTATCGCGGTTATTCAAGACAAGGACAGCAACAGATTATCGAACGCACTGGTGCGCGAGGGCTTCCGGGCAACAAAGCTCGCCAGTACAGGAGGCTTCCTAAGAGCAGGCAATACGACGTTCATGATCGGGATTGAGGACGAACGGGTACACGAGGTTCTCCAGGTAATAAGCTCCAACTGCAAGGTTCGCGATCAACTGGTAACCCCTGTCTCGCCGATGGGCGGCTCCACGGATTCTTATATTCCATTCCCTGTGGAGGTTCAGATTGGCGGAGCCGCGGTATTCGTCGTCCCAGTGGAACGGTTCGAACACTTCTGA
- the tmk gene encoding dTMP kinase, with product MNQGIFITIEGGEGAGKSSLIGQLANTLQKLGKAVTVTREPGGIPIAEQIRGVILDTANTAMDARTEALLYAAARRQHLVEKVLPALQGGHIVLCDRFVDSSLAYQGHARGLGMEEVWRINEFAIAGVMPHLTLYMDVSPETGLGRIAMNEVREVNRLDLERHSFHERVRAGYQLLLQQFPERMVQIDAEQSPERVLQSAMDVIQRRFAGL from the coding sequence TTGAATCAAGGAATATTCATTACCATAGAAGGCGGCGAAGGCGCCGGTAAGAGCTCACTCATTGGGCAGCTGGCGAATACACTGCAGAAGCTGGGCAAAGCTGTTACCGTTACGAGAGAGCCTGGCGGCATTCCTATCGCGGAGCAGATACGGGGCGTTATTCTGGATACTGCCAATACTGCGATGGATGCTAGGACGGAGGCGCTGCTGTATGCGGCAGCAAGAAGACAGCATCTGGTCGAGAAGGTGTTGCCAGCCCTTCAGGGGGGCCATATCGTGTTATGCGATCGGTTCGTCGACAGCAGCTTGGCTTACCAAGGCCACGCTAGAGGGCTTGGAATGGAGGAGGTCTGGAGGATCAACGAATTCGCCATTGCGGGCGTGATGCCCCATCTGACCCTCTATATGGATGTATCGCCGGAGACAGGGCTGGGTCGTATCGCGATGAACGAGGTGCGTGAGGTGAACCGTCTTGATCTGGAGCGCCATTCGTTCCATGAGCGGGTAAGGGCCGGATATCAGCTATTGCTTCAGCAATTTCCGGAGCGGATGGTTCAGATTGACGCTGAGCAAAGCCCAGAGCGGGTGCTGCAATCGGCGATGGACGTCATTCAGCGCAGATTTGCAGGATTATAG